The genomic segment CGCGCGACGAGGCGCAGGACTTCCTGGTCGACGTTGCGGCTGTTGGCCGCGCTTTCCGCCTCGGCGGCGGTGAACTTCGGGTTCTTGACCACGGCGGTCGAGACGCAGCGGTTGCTGTCGCGGATCAGCAGCGTCCGCGCCTCGCGTCCGCCGAAGAGGGCGATGCGCAGCTTCTGCCCCACGTTGAGCCGCTGCAGCTTGGCGACGAGCGTGAGGTCGTCCTCGTCCTCCGTCTCGCCCATCAGCTCGCTGCGGTCGCCGAGCTTGCCGAGGTCCAAGCCGAGCTGCGGAAGCAGCGCCTCGACCTCCGCGTCGATCCCGAGCGCGGCGAGGAACGGATCGCGCGCCGGGGTGGCCGCGGCGGCCAGCGTCTCCTCGATCGGCTCCGGCTTCTCCTCGGCGCCGGCGCGCTTGCGCTGCTCGTCGAGATAGTCGAGCAGGCGCGCGCGGTCGGCGCCGCCGAGCGCGGGGTTCTCGGCGAGCAGGCGCCCGAGTTCCGGATCGTCGTCGAGGGCGCGGTTGTTCGCGGCGAGCGCGGCGAGGGCCGACGCGAGGGCGGAGGCGGCGATCGGGCGCAGCGCGGCGCCGGCGAGGGCGGACGAGGCCGCGAGGCGCGCCGACGCGCGCGGCCAGCGCGACGGACAGGAGGCGAGGAAGAGCAGCGCCGCTTCGTCGGCCTCGGGATCGTCGACGACGAGATCGGCCGCCGCGGCGTCGAGCGCGGCGAGCGACGCCGAAGCGGCGGCGGCGACTTCCGCGTCCGCGTCGCCGGCCAAGGCGACCTGCGCCGCGATCAGTTCGGCGGGGGTCAGCGGCAGCGCGCCCTTCGCGGCCGCGACTTTTGCGGGGCGGGGCGCCGTTCCCGCGCGCACCGCCGCGAGCAGGCGCGCGCCGAGGCCGGCGGGATCGCTCATCGCATCGGACTCGTCGGGACGGCGGGCGGCGCGGCCGGCGCGTGGTGATGGATGTAGTAGGGAACGCCGACGGCGGCGGCCGCGGCGAGCAGGACGACGAGAAGGATCCACAGCAACGGCTTCAGCCGGCGGCGGTCGTCCGCCTCCGCCGCGGCGGCCGCCGCGCGCCGATGGGCGCGCACGTGTCCCCACTCGTGTCCCTGCGGCTTCCGCTGCCGTTCCTGCCGCCCGACCTCGTAGAGGTAGGCGTTGAGCATCTCGTTCTCGTCGGCGCCGATGAAGCGCGCGACCGAGCGGATGAAGCCGCGCGTGAAGACGCCGGCGGGGAGATAGGTGAAGTCGTTCCGCTCGAGCGCTTCGAGGTAGCGGAGGTTGATCTTCGTCGCGTCCGACACGTCGCGCAGGGCGACGCGCCGGAGCTCGCGCTCGCGGCGCAGCGCATCGCCGAACGACAACTGGGCATGCTGGATCTCTTCGGCGCTGGCCGGCATGGCGGGACGCATAATAAGTGTCCCGGCGGAGGGGTGTCAATCCGCGTCGCGGGCGCATCTTGCGTCCGTTCAAGATTTTGGCCCCTTCGGACGGGGCCCCGGGAGCGGCCCGCCGTTCGAACCGGGTCAGTGGACCGCGCTGCGCGCCGGCGCGGAGGCCGCGATTCTGGC from the bacterium genome contains:
- a CDS encoding helix-turn-helix domain-containing protein — encoded protein: MPASAEEIQHAQLSFGDALRRERELRRVALRDVSDATKINLRYLEALERNDFTYLPAGVFTRGFIRSVARFIGADENEMLNAYLYEVGRQERQRKPQGHEWGHVRAHRRAAAAAAEADDRRRLKPLLWILLVVLLAAAAAVGVPYYIHHHAPAAPPAVPTSPMR